In Oleiharenicola lentus, the following are encoded in one genomic region:
- a CDS encoding malate dehydrogenase gives MKAPIRVAVTGAAGQIGYALLFRIASGAMFGPDQPVILQLIEAPVEKALQALQGVAMELDDCAFPLLKGIVQTSDPAIGFKDANWCLLVGAKPRGPGMERADLLKDNGKIFIAQGQIIDAVAAADARIAVVGNPANTNCMIAASQAKRLPPERFTAMVRLDQNRAQTQLAKKAGVDLTAVKDIFIYGNHSPTMFPAFAHATINGQPAAKVINDDAWLQGPFCETVGKRGAAIIAARGASSAASAANALVDHVRSLVTPGAIHSIAVKSNGLYGFDANVWAGLPVRTTTPGSYEVITGYAMDDFAKSKIAATNKELVDERSFVADMIK, from the coding sequence ATGAAAGCCCCCATCCGTGTTGCAGTCACCGGCGCCGCCGGCCAGATCGGTTACGCTCTCCTCTTCCGCATCGCCTCCGGCGCGATGTTCGGACCCGACCAGCCGGTCATCCTCCAGCTCATCGAGGCCCCCGTCGAGAAAGCCCTCCAAGCCCTCCAGGGTGTCGCCATGGAGCTCGATGACTGCGCCTTCCCGCTGCTCAAGGGCATCGTGCAGACCTCCGACCCCGCCATCGGCTTCAAGGACGCCAACTGGTGCCTGCTCGTCGGCGCCAAGCCCCGCGGCCCCGGCATGGAGCGCGCTGACCTCCTCAAGGACAACGGCAAGATTTTCATCGCGCAGGGCCAGATCATCGACGCTGTCGCGGCGGCCGATGCCCGGATCGCCGTCGTCGGCAACCCGGCGAACACGAACTGCATGATCGCCGCCTCGCAGGCCAAGCGCCTCCCGCCCGAGCGCTTCACCGCCATGGTGCGCCTCGACCAGAACCGCGCCCAAACCCAGCTCGCCAAGAAGGCCGGCGTGGATCTGACCGCGGTGAAGGACATCTTCATCTACGGCAACCACAGCCCGACCATGTTCCCGGCCTTCGCGCACGCGACGATCAACGGCCAGCCCGCCGCCAAGGTCATCAACGACGACGCCTGGCTGCAGGGCCCGTTCTGCGAGACCGTCGGCAAGCGCGGCGCCGCCATCATCGCCGCCCGCGGCGCCTCCTCGGCCGCTTCCGCCGCCAACGCCCTCGTGGACCACGTCCGCTCGCTCGTGACGCCCGGTGCCATCCACTCGATCGCGGTGAAGTCCAACGGCCTCTACGGCTTCGACGCCAACGTCTGGGCCGGTCTCCCCGTCCGCACGACGACCCCCGGCAGCTACGAGGTCATCACCGGCTACGCCATGGACGACTTCGCCAAGTC